Genomic window (Corticium candelabrum chromosome 3, ooCorCand1.1, whole genome shotgun sequence):
CATAATGTGTTTGCCCATTGTCCCAAGTCACTTGACAAACCAACTAGAAGTGACCTGCTAGACATAAGAAATGCTGGTAGGAGACGGTTGGTTTCTTATGCAAGGCAATATGCTTTATGTCCTCCTACAGAAGTTCCAGGAAAATGCAGTAGACAAAAACTCCGGACGTTTACCACCCGTACATCGATTTCAAGAGAGAAAGCTAAAGTGCAGAAAGCTACTCGTTTGCTGGAAAATGCATATGCACATGTGATTCGTAGTGGAGTTGTCCTTGCCCAGACCTGTCCATTACCACTCGCAATAGCAATGGGCAAGGGTGAAATTCGCCAACGACCCAAAAGTTCAATCAGGCTAGCGTTTGTCAGGGATCCTGTTTTGGCATCAATCTTTACTACTACATGCTCTCTTTTGACAGCCAATCAAACTGCATTTGACTTTGTTATTGACTTCCTTCGGGTTCTTCATCAGCCCCCTCCATCTCAAGGGGTATCCCTGCTTGAATTTTGTCAATACATGTGGCATCAAATTGTTGTGGAAATGAGATTTTTGCGAGGGGCTGGTAGGGTTACTAATGTCATTGACAAACCAAAATTTCTGCCTCCCCCTAGGCAATTGCTTCATTCAGTGAGGCAAAAAGAAAGTTGGTGTCGAAAGCAAGTCATCTTATCAGTTTCCGTCACCGTCTGAGAAAATGCCTCTTGGCAAAGAGTATGCCTGTGCCTTGGCAACACCAGATTTCAAAGCAGGCCTGATAGAGTTTGCTGCTGAGACATTCATGCAGTTAGCTAAGGAAGAGCTTCATGTTGGACAGTCTGTTTTGATTGACTCTCCGTCTTTTGAGCAACCATTGTTGCTGTCACCTTGGGGGTAGGTGTGAGAAATTACCCAAAAACCAGAAAGGGGAAGGGGATCAAGGTGTTTGGCACCACTCTTGTAAGAGCCCCTTTTCTGCAGTAATAGTGTTTGTTCATGATACGGACACCTGGATGGGTGGACTGGCATTAGATGAGCTGGGATATTTTTCTGACAAGTTGGTATATGTTGAGCTAAGACCAAATTCAGAATTTGTTACCATAAGTGGAATATCAAGTGTTATGAAATCTCACCCTAATTTGCAAAGTCTGTCACACCCTGTTGCATGTCTTCTCGCGGTGTACACTCTCAGTGGTGCTGACTACGTAAGCTCATTTTTTGGAGTGTCACATCATGGTGCTGTAAAACGGTTTttgaacaatatttcttttatttgttCTGACCAAGAGTTGGTCCTGTTTGAAATGAGGAAAGATGGCTATTTCGAATTCTGTTCATTGTCATTGCCTGCGTGTATTAAGTTTATAATGTGTTTGTACTAAGTCTGTCTTTTCCAGTCAGTCTGCATACAGCTTAGCTCTGGCTCTCAAAGATGCTCCTATCCCTCATGAGCTTGCACTAGTTTTGCAGTGGTTAGGATATGCTGTATCAGAGAACATGACCGTATCAACAGTCCGGCAGTGGGTTGATTTATTGAGACGCCTGACATTTCATGATAGTAGTGGAGGTCAGAATCATGAAGCCAATATGATCCCATCCTTGCCCGCATTGCACCAGCATGTACTGCGTGCAGAGTATGCCATCCAATCGGTATATGAGAGTCGAGAGGAGACCTCATCCT
Coding sequences:
- the LOC134177748 gene encoding uncharacterized protein LOC134177748; the protein is MAIRSGNWVLRNACIKQSCDLLFAYARDKYEVLAVQTLSDVLTYPTAIIQQFEQGHWTASKLGVPFHNQALDELHETEINCGLKQVVSRPPYFQVVELSNFLAYLENVVSYFCSDVGKTRKSKIVHDTHLPTIVTDLVEKSLDLKCLDAVELHNVFAHCPKSLDKPTRSDLLDIRNAGRRRLVSYARQYALCPPTEVPGKCSRQKLRTFTTRTSISREKAKVQKATRLLENAYAHVIRSGVVLAQTCPLPLAIAMGKGEIRQRPKSSIRLAFVRDPVLASIFTTTCSLLTANQTAFDFVIDFLRVLHQPPPSQGVSLLEFCQYMWHQIVVEMRFLRGAGRVTNVIDKPKFLPPPRQLLHSVRQKESWCRKQVILSVSVTV